In Kutzneria kofuensis, the DNA window GGTCGCGGTCATCGGGCGCTTTCCCGTCCTGGTCGAGCAGTTGGAGGATGCGGCGTCCGATTGCGGCCATGCCGGCGGAATCGACCTTGGGCGCTTCGGCGAGCATATGCTGCTCAACCTTGTTCCGATCCGCCACCGGCGCAGCCCAATGGTCTTGTCAATCGCGGCAAGATGCTCCGGACTGAGCCCCTCGACATGAGCCGCCTCGCGGACCTTGTCCCGCCGCAGCAGTTGCGCCCGCTCGATCAGCCGAAGCGCCTCGCGCCGCGAGATCCCCATCCCCGCACACATGTCCGCACACAGAACGGCGACGGCGTCCTTGTCCCTACCCGCGCGGGACAACAACTCCCCAACGACTTCGAGGCTCTCCAGATATATCCGCCGCCGCTCCGCCTCCCCATCCCTGAGCGCGCCATGCAGCGATTCCTCATCGAGCTGCCACAAAGCAGTCCCATCGAAGATCGCTGTCATAGCCTCATTCTACCGCCCCAACCAGCCATTTTCCCCTTGCTTGCCAAACATTACCCTTGTGGGTGATATTCTCGGAAAGTGCTTTCCCCACTGTAACTCCCGTCAACCATCCCTCCCGTCCTAAGCCCTCTTTAAACGCAACCACCAACCAACAGGCGGCAATCCGCATCCGCAACCACCCACCTGACTGAAGAACGGAGAATCTTCAACACAGGCCCCCGCTAACGAACCGAAAGGGCGGGTGGGCGGGAACCCTCCGACCAATCCCACCGCCAGCCGGCAGAACGCAGAAGCGCCAGCACGCAGCAGCGCGACGACGAAGTGAGGCAGGCCCGGCCACAGCCGGCTGCGCCCACCCTCACCATGTGGACGCAGCCGCCGAGAACTACACCATCCCCATCCCCAACCCCGCCTCCCTGGCCAACACGATCGCCTCCGCCCGCGACGCTGTCCGCAGCTTGGCGAAGATCGCCGACAGATGGTTGCTGACGGTCTTCGGCGACAGCCGCAGCTGTCGGGCGATCAGCTGGTTGGACAGCCCGGCGGCGACGAGGTTCAGCACCTCTCGTTCCCGCCCGGTCAGCCCGGGAAACGGTGTCGCGGCCACACCGAGCGGCCGCCCGACCAATCCCAGCAGCCGGTCGGCCGCCGCCGGCCCGAAGATCATCTCCCCGGCGGCCACGCCCTGGATCGCGCGCACGATCTCGTCGCGGTTGGCGTCCTTGTGCAGATAGCCCCGCACGCCGGAGCGCAGCGCCGCCCGCAGGGAATCGTCGTCGTCGGTCGACGCCAGCGCCAGCACGGCGACGTCCCGCGCGGAACGCCGCAGCTCGGCGAGCACGGTCTCGCCGTCGACGAGGTCGAGCACGAGCACGTCGGGCCGGTGCAGCAGCACCTCCCGAACGGCGTCGCGCGCGGTCGCGGCCTCGGCGACGACGTCGAAGTCGCCGCACAGCACCCGTAGTCCGAGTCTCACCACCGGTTCGCCACTGGCCACGACGACCGTCACCGCCTCGATGACGGCCGGCCGCGCCGGCAGCGTGAGGACGGCCCCCGCGGCCGCCACGTTGCTCATCGCCATAGTCCTGACCCCCAAGGTCCTCGGCCGACGTTGACGTTAGGGCAGGGCGTTCATATCCCGTTCAAATCCCCGGTCGTGACCGACTCGTGACACTGAATCGGCAATTCCGAAATGGGGGTGAAGACTGGCCTTCTCCTAGGGGATCCCCTGTTAGGTTGACACGGTCGGAGCCGTGCTGACGTTGTTGGGCAGGCTGTCGCGGCGAGGACGGGCAGGCGGTGCAATTACCCCGGTTTTCCCTAGTTGACGTCGGTCCACCGCCATTCTACGGTCGGCTCGACGCGTTCGATGAGGGTGTTTTTGCGAGCGGTGCGAACGTGGGGTGAGTGCACTATGGAGCTTGTCGATCGGTCCGGCGAATTGGAACTGCTCAAGGACGCGTTCGCCGGCTGCGGCGAGGGCCGGGGCCAGCTGGTCCTGGTCAGCGGCCGGTTCGCCAGCGGCAAGACCGAACTGCTGCACGCGTTCGGCGACTTCGTGGTCGACTCCGGTGCACTGCTGCTCAGCGCGACCGGCGCTCGTGCCGAGGGCGCGCTCCAGCGCGGCGTGCTGGGCCAGCTCTTCCACAGCGACACCCTGCCGCCCGCGGTGATCGCGCGCGCGGCCAGCCTGATCCTGCCGGCGGCGGACCCGGGGCGGTTCGGCGGCCCGGCGATGCGCCCGTCCGACGCCCGCGTGGCCCAGGAGCTGTGCACGATCGTCTCCACGCTGGCCAAGGACCGCCCCGTCGTCATGGTCGTCGACGACGTCCAGTACGCCGACGACGCCTCGCTGCAGGCCCTCCTCTACCTGATCCGGCGGATGCGGACCATCCCGGTGCTGATGGTGCTGAGCGAATGCGCCCAGCCCTGGTCGTCCCGCCCGTGGTTCCACGCCGAGCTGGCCGGCTGCCCGCACCGGGAGCTCACGCTCAAGCCGCTGTCCGCGGCCGGCGTCGCCGATCTTGTCGAGCTGAAACTGGGCGCAGGCAAGGAAAAGCTCGCGGAGGGCATTCACGCGGTGAGCGGCGGCGTGCCGCTGCTGGTGAAGGCGCTGATCGACGACCAGGCGCACGGTGAGGGGGAGCCCTACGTCGGCGCCGCGTTCGGCCGGGCGGTGCTGGCCTGCCTGCACCGCAGCGAGCCGAGTTTCCTGGAGGTGGCGCGGGGCATGGCGATTCTCGGTGAGCAGGCGACGCCCGCGCTGGTGGGCCGGCTGATCGAGATGGACGGCGGCTCCGTGGAGCAGCACCTGGACAGCATGGCGCGCTCGGGCCAGTTCAGCCCCGCCGAGCTGAAAAGGCCGGCCGTGCACGCGGCGCTGCTGGACAGCCTGAGCCCGGCCGAGCGGATCACGATGCACCGGGACGCGGCGGAACTCCTGTACTGGAACGGCGCCTCGCCGATCACGGTTGCCCGGCACGTGCTCGGTTCGGACGACGCCGGCGCGCCGTGGGCGATCCGGATCCTGCGCGAGGCGGCGGACCAGTCGCTGGTCGACGACGACGTGGACACCGCGATCCGTTGTCTCAGCCTGGCTTTGCGGGCCAGCGAGGACGAGAGGGAACGCATTCTCATCACCGCGGCGCTGGCGCGGGCGGAGTGGCGGGTCAACCCGCTGGCGGCTTCGCGCCGGCTCGCGCCGCTGCACGACGCCATGGCCGACGGCACGCTCACCGGCCGTGATCTCGTCACGTTCATCAGGTACCTGCTGTGGCAGGGGAAACTCGACGACGCGACCGCACAGCTGGGCACCGTGATGGAGTCGCTGACGGAGGCGGACGCGCAGATCGCCGCCGAGCTGGGCCTGGCCTACCAGTTCGTCTACGGCACGGCCCCCGGCTCGATGCCGCAGGAGACGACCAACAATCCCTGGACCCGGGCCCGGGTCACGCTGACGTCGATGATGCAGCACAGCGGCGGCGAGGAGCTGGTCAACAACGCGCTGCACGTGCTGGCCAGTTGCGCGCTCGGCGACTCCACGCTGGAGATGCTGGCGACGGCGCTGTCGGTGCTGATCGGCGCGGACCGGGTGGAGGAAGCGGCTTCCTCGTGTGACCGGCTGCTCGCGGACGCCGAGCGGCGCAATGCCCCGATGTGGCAGGCGGTTCTGTCCAGCATGCGGGCGCACATCGCGCTGCGCCAAGGGGATCCGCTGCACGCGGACGAACTGGCCGCGGCGGCGATGGAGCTGATGAGCCCGCAGAACTGGGGTGTCCTCATCGGATACCCGCTGTCCACGCTGATGCTGGCCAACACCGCGATGGGCCGGCACGACAAGGCTGCCGCGCTGGCGCAGCAGATCGTGCCGGAGGCCATGTTCTCCACGATCTTCGGCCCGCGCTACCTGAACGCCCGTGGCCACCACTACCTGGCCACCGGCCGGCTGCTGGCCGCGTTCAGCGACTTCGAGGAGTGCGGCGAGCTGGTGGGCGCGCTCGGCCTGGACGTGCCGGTGATCTCCATGTGGCGCGGCGACCTGGCCGAGGTGCAGGTGCTGCTGGGCCGGCCGTGGACGGCCAAGGAGCTGGTCACCGCCCAGCTGGAGTGGGCGGGTGGGGTCACCGGCCGGGTCAAGGGCGTGTCGCTACGGGTGTTGGCGGCGACCAGCGATCCGAAGGAACGGCCGCGGCTGCTCTACGCCGCGCTGGACCACCTGCAGGCGTGCGGCGACCGGCTGGAGCTGGCCCGCTGCCTGGTCGACCTGGCCCAGGCGCACCACGAGCTGGGCGAACTGGAGCTGGCGCGGTCCGCCGCGCTGCGGGCGAGTCAGGAGGCGAGGTCGTGTCACGCCGCACCGCTGCTGGACCGGCTGTCCCGGTGGAGCGTCGACGTCGCGGAGACACCGACCGCCGCACCGGAGGAGGCCGACGACGCCGTCGGCTCGGTGCTGAGCGCGGCGGAGCTGCGGGTGGCCGCCCTGGCGACCCTCGGGCACACCAACCGCGAGATCGGTCGCCGCCTGTACATCACGCCCAGCACCGTGGAACAGCACCTGACCAAGGTGTACCGCAAGCTCAACGTGGGTGGCCGCAAGGACCTCCCGGCGGGTCTGTCCCTGCACGTCGCGTCGTCGGCGCCGACCGGATGACGCGGCAAGTACCAGACTTCTGTCTAGGACATTTGTATAGGACATGAGGTAGAATGGATGCATGGGACATCGAGAAGACCTGCTGGCCGGCGCCAAGCGCTGCCTCGTCGAGAAGGGTTACGCGAGAACGACCGCGCGTGACATCGTGGCGGCCTCCGGCGCCAATCTGGCGTCCATCGGCTACCACTACGGGTCCAAAGAGGCCCTGCTGAACCAGGCGCTGATCCAGTCGGTTCGGGAGTGGGGTGAACAGCTTGCGAAGACTCTGATCGAGGCCGAGGTGGACCACCTGGGCCCGCGCGAACGCTACGAGGCGATCTGGGCGCGCATCGTCGAGATGTTCGGTGCCAACAAGCAGTTGTGGACCGCGCAGTTCGAGGTGCTGGCGCAGATCGAGCACGCCGAGGACGTTCGCCAGGTGCTGACCGCCGGCAACGCCGAGGGTTGGCCGGGTCTGGGCATGCTCTTCAACAACATCGACCCCGAGGTGGACGGGCGGCAGGCGTCGCTGGTCGGCGCGTTCAACCAGGCGCTGCTGACCGGGATCATGGCCCAGTGGCTGATCGATCCCACCACCGCGTTGAACGGTGACGACATCACCGAGGCGCTGGGCATCATCGCGCGCAGCTTCTCGGGCAACTCCGAGACCGTTCCGGTCGGCAGTGCCAGCAACTGATCCTTGGTTGACCCGGGCGCCGCGGCCCCGCCAGCGGGGCCGCGCCCGACCCGGACTGGCCCTGTTCGTCCGTGGAGTCGAGCAGGGCATGCGTGTCCACGAGCCGCCGCAGCGCGCTGACGCCGGCCGCTCGATCTGAGATTCCTCCCTTCTTTTCCGACGCCCCAGGGCGTTGATGACGCACGCCCGTGGTCCACCGCGCCTGTCCACCCGCGGTGGAGCGACCCGGCCTGCCCTTTCACCCTGCTCCCCATCCCTGTCCTCCCCCGCGCTCGGCAGCGGGGGAGGGCCCTCTACTCGTGCCTCCGGTGGGTCACTCACCGTGCTGTGACGATCACCTAGGGGCCTCGACGTGGTGCCGTCGGGGACAAAACCGCAGGTAGAAGTACATTTAAACGTACGTCCTATACAAACGCATCATACGTATGTATAGTTCAGCGCAACGGGTTCCAACTCAGCAGTCCGAAGTGCCGATCCCACACAGGAGTCTGAAGTGACAACCACGCAGCTCAACACCGCGACCACCGTCCAGCTGGACCAGGTGCGCAAGGTCTACGGCAAGGGAGACAACGAGGTCGTCGCCCTCGGCGGCGTCACCATCGGCTTTCGCCAGGGCACTTTCACCGCCGTGATGGGGCCGTCGGGCTCCGGCAAGTCCACGCTGCTGCACTGCGCGGCCGGCCTGGACACGCCGACCTCCGGCTCGGTGACGCTGGCCGGCCAGAAGATCGAGGGCCTCAGCGAGGCCAAGCTGACGATCCTGCGCCGGGACCGCATCGGCTTCATCTTCCAGTCGTTCAACCTGCTGCCCGCGCTGACCGTGTACCAGAACGTGACGCTGCCGCTGCAGTTGGCCGGCCGCAAGCCGAACAAGGCCGAGGTCAACCGGATCATCGAGCAGGTCGGCCTGGCCGAGCGCAAGCACCACCGGCCGGCCCAGCTCTCCGGCGGCCAGCAGCAGCGCGTCGCCATCGCCCGCGCCCTGGTCACCCGCCCGGCGGTGATCTTCGCCGACGAGCCGACCGGCGCCCTGGACACCCGCACCGCCCGTGACGTGCTGAACCTGTTGGGCCGCAGCGTGCGCGCGACCGGCCAGACGATCGTGATGGTCACTCACGACCCGGTGGCCGCCTCGCACGCCGACAGCGTGGTCTTCCTCGCCGACGGCCAGCTCGCCGGCGAGCTGCACCAGCCGACCCCCGAGTCGGTCGCCGAGCGCATGACCCAGCTCGGCAACTTCGTCGCCGCCCGCCGCAACACCGTCGCCACCGGGAGCAAGTGATGTTCAAGCTTGCCATGCGCAGCCTGCGCCACCGCTGGGGCGGCTTCGTCGCCACCTTCATCGCCATGTTCTTCTGCGCCGGCCTGCTGATGGCGGCCGGCGGCCTGGTCCAGACCTCGGCCGACCACGCGGTGCCGGCCCAGCGGCTGGCCGCGGCCCCGATCGTCGTCGCCGGCAACTCCACCTTCAACCTGCCCGGCGGCTCGACCCCGTACACCCTGGCCGAGCAGGTCCGGGTCAACCAGAGCGTCATCGACACCGTGAGCAAGACCCCGGGCGTGGAGAAGGCCGTCCCGGACGTGTCGTTCCCGGCCGTGGTGCTCTCCGACGGCAAGCCGGTCACCGCGAGCGGCCAGCTGTTCCGCGGCCACAGCTCCCGGGTCGAGACCGACACCACCTCCCTCGGGCACGGCTGGTCCTCGGCCGAGCTCGCCCCGTACAAGCTGACGGCCGGCAACCAGCCGACCGCGGCCGGCCAGGTCGTCATCGACTCGGAGTCCGCCCGGGTGGCGGGAGTCCAGGTCGGACAGTCCGTCGACGTGCTGGTGCACGGCGCCACGCAGAGCTTCACCGTGAGCGGCATCGCCGAGGCCGGCACCGTGACGCAGGCGGCGATCTTCTTCAGTGACGCCGACGTCGCCAAGTACAACACCGAGCCCGGCACCGTCAACGCCATCGGCGTCATCCCGGCCGCCGGCCAGGACGTCGCCGCGCTGAGCGACAAGCTGACCGCGGCCGTCGGCGCCGAGGCCGTCGTGCTCACCGGCGACCACCGGGGCTACGCCGAGTTCCCGGACACCCTCAAGGTCACCGACGTCACCATCACCTCGGTCGTGTTCGGCATCATGGCGATCATGGCCGGCCTGTTCGGCGCCTCCTCCACCCTCGCGCTGGCCTACCAGCAGCGCGGTCGGGAGATGGCGCTGCTGCGGGCGATCGGCACCACGCCGCGGCAACTGCGCCGCATGATCCGCGGTGAGACGATCGTGGTGTCGCTGCTGGCCTCCGTGGTGGCCATCGCGCCGGCCTACCTGGCCAGCCAGTGGCTGTACAACGAGATCGTGGCCAGCGGCATCGCCCCCGAGGGCATCGTGTTCCACCTGGGCCCGGTGCCGATCGTGATCGCCACCCTGATCGCGCTGCTGACCGGCATCGCCTCGGCCCGCATCGCCGGCCGCCGCGCCGCCGTCACCAAGCCCACCGCCGCCCTGCAGGAGGCCGAGAACCAGCCGGTGCGCCTCGGCTGGGGCCGGGTCATCCTGGCCTGGGTGTTCATCCTCGTCGCCGCCCTGATGGCTTTCGTGACGCTGACCTCGGTCACCGGCCCGCTCACCGCCAGCCCGGCCGCGATGATCTCCATCTGCCTGGCCATCGGACTCGGCCTGCTCGGCCCGGCCATCGCCAAGCTGATGACCGCCGTCGTCGCCCCGCTGCTGCGGCCGTTCGCCGGCCTGGCCGGCTACCTGGGCTCGCTCAACGCCCGCTCCCGCGCCACCCGGATGGCGGCGGTGATCACCCCGGTGATGCTGCTGACCGCCATCGCCACCGCCAACCTGTACCTGGTCACCACCGAGCAGGACGTCAGCACCGCCGCCTACACCGACGACCTGCACGCCGACCTGGTGCTGCAGTCCGGCGCGACCGGCTTCACGCCGGACGTGCTGGCCAAGGTCCGCCGGCTGCCCGGCGTGGACGCCGCCTCGGAGTTCGTCGCCAGCACCGGTTTCGTGGAGAAGCCCACGGACCCGTTGGGCGGCAAGGACCTCGACGGCTGGCCGATCCAGGGCGTGACCGCGGACGCGGCGTCGAAGATCGGTGTCTCCTCGACGGTCTCCGGCGACCTGAACAACCTGACCGGCAACACCGTCGCCCTGACCGACACCTACGCCAAGCGCATCGGCCGCACCATCGGTGACACCATCACCCTGCGGCTGGGCGACCGGGCCCTGGTGGACGTCAAGCTGGTCGCGACCTTCCCGACCCGGCCCAGCTTCGACAAGATCCTGCTGCCCGCCAACCTGCTGGCCGCGCACACGCTGCCCGGCCTGCCGATCCAGATCCTCGTCCGCGCCACCCCCGGAACGAACGTCGACCAGCTGCGCACGGCACTGTCCTCGCTGTCGCAGACGTTGCCCGGCAGCAGCATCACGGACCGCAACGCCCTGGCCACCGCCTACGCCGGTCACCTCAAGTCGCAGGCGCTGGTGAGCTACCTGATCGTCGCGATGATCGCCGGCTACACCACCATCTCCATCGTGAACAACCTGGCGCTGTCGATCACCCGCCGCCGCAAGGAGTTCGGCCTGCAGCGGCTGACCGGCTCCACCCGCCGGCAGATCATGGGCATGATGGCGTACGAGGGAGCGCTGGTCGCGGTGATCGGCGTGATCCTCGGGGTCATCGCGACCCCGTCCACGCTGATCCCGTTCAGCCTGGCCCGGACCGGCAACCCGATCCCGACCGGTCCACTGTGGATGTTCTTCGCGGTGATCGCCTACGCCGCGGTGGTGGCCCTGCTGGCCACGCTGGTGCCGACCTGGTTCCGGCTGCGCGGCCGGCCCCTGGAGGCCGCGGTTCCCGAGTGATTTCCCCAGTAGTACGAGCGTCCGGCCACTCCTGCTCCGCAGGGGTGGCCGGACGTCGTTGTGCGGTGAGGGAATAGGGGCCGGCGAAGTCATGACCGACGCATCGGAGCGACTGCTGTGATCGAACTCCCTGACGCGGAAGGCAACCTGATTGCCTTCGAGCCCAAGAAGACGCCCTCCCCCTTTGCTCCCGGCGGCCCCGCGTTGCGCAGCCGCACCATGTTCTCGGCGGCCCACGTCGTGGCCGACCCGACCGCGCCGAACGCGCAGTACGGCCCGGCCACCCTGGACTGGGACGCCACGATGGCGTTCCGCCGCCACCTCTGGTCGCACGGCCTGGCCGTCACCGAGGCGCAGGACACCTCGCAGCGCGGCATGGGCCTGGACTGGCCGCTGGCCGCCGAGCTGATCAGGCGGTCCGGCGCGGAGGCCAAGGCCGTCGGCGGCCGGCTGTCCGCGGCCATCTGGACCGACCAGCTCGACCCGACCGCCACCCACTCCGTCGCCGACGTGCTGGCCGCGTACGAGCAGCAGATGGAGGTCGCGGAGGCGGCCGGCGCCGAGATCGTGATCCTGGCCAGCCGGCAGCTCGCCGCCGCGGCCGCCGGCCCCGACGACTACGCCGAGGTGTACCGCCAGCTGATCAAGCAGGCCAGCAAGCCCGTTGTGCTGCACTGGGTCCGCGAGCTGATGGACCCGGGCCTGGCCGGCTACTGGGGCAGCGCCGACCCCGACCAGGCGCTGGAGAACTTCCTCGCGGTGGTGGCCGAGAACTCCGACAAGATCGACGGCGTGAAGGTGCTGCCGCAGGCGCTGGACCGCGAGATCGACATGCGCCGCCGGCTGCCCGAGGGCGTCAAGTGCTACACCGGCGACGACATGAGCTACCCCACGCTGATCGCCGGCGACGGCCAGCACCACAGCCACGCGCTGCTGGGCATTCTCGACCCGCTGGCGCCGCTGGCCGCTGCGGCCGTGCGCAAGCTGGACGAGGGCGACACCGCGGGCTTCACCGAGCTGCTCGGCCCGACCGTGCAGATGTCCTTCCATCTCTTCGAGGGCACCGGCATGGACATCCGCTTCTACAAGACGGGCTTCACCTTCCTGGCCTGGCTGTCGGGCCACCAGGACCACTTCAAGATGATCTGGAGCGAGCAGAACGACCGCTCGCCGGCCCATCTGGCCAAGGCCTACCAGCTGGCCGACGCCTTCGACCTGTTCCCGGACCCGGACCTGGCCGAGCAGCGCATGCGGCAGTACCTGGCCGACGCGGGGGTCACGGCATGAGCGACACACACGCCGTGGTTCTCGGCGGCGGCATGGCGGGCATGCTCGCCGCCGCCGCGCTGGTCGGGCACGCCGACGCGATCACGATCGTCGAGGGCGACACGTTCCCGGAGACCCCGTTGCCCCGCAAGGGTCTCCCGCAGGGCTACCACTCGCACATGTTCATGGGCGGTGGCGTGCAGGCGATGGACACGCTGCTGCCCGGCACCAGCCAGCTGCTGGTCGCGGCCGGCGCGAACCGCCGCGAGCTGCCCGGCGGCTCGCTCACGCTGGCCTCGGTCGGCTGGCACCGGCGCGCCGCCAGCACCGCGTACTCCCTGGTGTGCAGCCGCGAGCTGATGGATCACGTGGTGCGCCAGCAGACCCTGCGCAACGCGCAGATCAGCGTGCTGCAGCAAACCCAGGTGAAGGGCCTGGTCGGGGACGCCGACCGGATCACCGGCGTGAGGATCCAGCGCGGCGACGCGCCGGTGGAGACGATCGACGCCGACTTCGTCGTGGACGCGACGGGTCGCCGCTCGCAGACGCCGAAGTTCCTTGCGGCGCTCGGCCTTCCGGCCGTCGAGGAGGAGACCGTCGACTCCGGGCTGTCCTACTCCACGCTGCTGTTCCAGGCGCCGCCGGGCGGCTCCGAGATCCCGGTGATCCTGATCCAGCCGCAGGCCGGCACCGGCAAGCCGGGGCAGGGCGCGACGCTGTTCCCGATCGAGAACAACCTGTGGATCTGCACGATGACCGGTACCCGGGGCGGTGAGCCGCCGGCCGACGAGGAGGGTTTCCTGCGGTTCGCCGAGTCGCAGCGGCACCCGATCATCGCCGAGATGATCTCCGGCCTGACGCCGCTGGGCGAGGTCAAGCCGTACCGCGGCACGGCCAACCGTCGCCGCTTCTACGACAAGTTGCCGGTGCCGGAAGGCTTTGTCGTCATCGGTGACGCCGCCACCGCGCTGAACCCGGTGTACGCACACGGCATGTCCGTCGCCGCGCTCGGCGCGGTGGCGCTGCGCCGGGCGCTGGAAGCCAACGGCGGCCTGAAGCCGGGCACGTCCCGCAACGCGCAGACCGCCATCGCCCGGGCAGGCGACTTCGCGTGGTCGACGGCGAGCGAGCAGGACCGCGGGTTCCCCGGCACCAAGGCGAACCGCGAGATCAAGATCAGTAAGGGCCAGCAGAAGTTCGCCGACCGCATGACCCGCACCTCGATCAGCGAGTCCGTGGTGGGCAACGCGATCTACGAGGTCTACACGCTGGCCGCGCCGCCGTCGCGCGCGGCCACCCTGCCGGTGCTGCTGGCCACGCTGCGCGGCCCGCGCAAGCCCCAGCTCACCGCCGAGCAGGCGATCGCGCAGTTCCCGGAGCTGGCGGCGCTGCGCCGCACCAGGATTAGCAGTTGACCTAGTGAGGCCGCACCCGATGCGCGAGATAATGGCATCGGGTGCGGTTTTCCCTTGTGTGTGAACGAAACCGCTGATGTTCTCCGATCGAGCAGATGAGGTGGCGTGAGGTGTCCAACGAGGAGAAGCTTCTCGACTACCTCAAGCGAGCGACGTCCGATCTGCGGGAGACCCGCAAGCGGCTGGCCGACGCCGAGCGGCGCGAGCAGGAGCCGATCGCGATCATCAGCATGGGCTGCCGCTACCCGGGCGGCGTGGCCTCCCCGGAGGACCTGTGGCGGCTGGTGCTCGACGGCGTGGACACCGTCGGACCCATGCCCACGGACCGGTTCTGGGACCTGGACGCCAGCTACGACCCCACCCCCGGTGTCCCCGGCAAGATCTACTCCAAGGATGGCTCCTTCCTCGACGACGCGGCCGGCTTCGACGCGGAGCTGTTCCGGATCAGCCCTCGCGAGGCCGCCGAGATGGACCCGCAGCAGCGGCTGCTGCTGGAGACCTCGTGGGAAGCGCTGGAGCGGGCCGGCATCGATCCCTTGTCGCTGAAGGGAAGCCGCACCGGCGTCTTCGCCGGAGTCATGTACCACGACTACGGAGCCGGCACGAGCGACGGCAGCATGGTCTCCGGCCGCGTCTCGTACACCCTGGGTCTGGAGGGCCCGGCGGTCACTGTGGACACTGCCTGCTCGTCCTCGCTCGTCGCGCTGCACCAGGCGATTCGGGCGCTG includes these proteins:
- a CDS encoding helix-turn-helix transcriptional regulator produces the protein MELVDRSGELELLKDAFAGCGEGRGQLVLVSGRFASGKTELLHAFGDFVVDSGALLLSATGARAEGALQRGVLGQLFHSDTLPPAVIARAASLILPAADPGRFGGPAMRPSDARVAQELCTIVSTLAKDRPVVMVVDDVQYADDASLQALLYLIRRMRTIPVLMVLSECAQPWSSRPWFHAELAGCPHRELTLKPLSAAGVADLVELKLGAGKEKLAEGIHAVSGGVPLLVKALIDDQAHGEGEPYVGAAFGRAVLACLHRSEPSFLEVARGMAILGEQATPALVGRLIEMDGGSVEQHLDSMARSGQFSPAELKRPAVHAALLDSLSPAERITMHRDAAELLYWNGASPITVARHVLGSDDAGAPWAIRILREAADQSLVDDDVDTAIRCLSLALRASEDERERILITAALARAEWRVNPLAASRRLAPLHDAMADGTLTGRDLVTFIRYLLWQGKLDDATAQLGTVMESLTEADAQIAAELGLAYQFVYGTAPGSMPQETTNNPWTRARVTLTSMMQHSGGEELVNNALHVLASCALGDSTLEMLATALSVLIGADRVEEAASSCDRLLADAERRNAPMWQAVLSSMRAHIALRQGDPLHADELAAAAMELMSPQNWGVLIGYPLSTLMLANTAMGRHDKAAALAQQIVPEAMFSTIFGPRYLNARGHHYLATGRLLAAFSDFEECGELVGALGLDVPVISMWRGDLAEVQVLLGRPWTAKELVTAQLEWAGGVTGRVKGVSLRVLAATSDPKERPRLLYAALDHLQACGDRLELARCLVDLAQAHHELGELELARSAALRASQEARSCHAAPLLDRLSRWSVDVAETPTAAPEEADDAVGSVLSAAELRVAALATLGHTNREIGRRLYITPSTVEQHLTKVYRKLNVGGRKDLPAGLSLHVASSAPTG
- a CDS encoding LuxR C-terminal-related transcriptional regulator; translation: MSNVAAAGAVLTLPARPAVIEAVTVVVASGEPVVRLGLRVLCGDFDVVAEAATARDAVREVLLHRPDVLVLDLVDGETVLAELRRSARDVAVLALASTDDDDSLRAALRSGVRGYLHKDANRDEIVRAIQGVAAGEMIFGPAAADRLLGLVGRPLGVAATPFPGLTGREREVLNLVAAGLSNQLIARQLRLSPKTVSNHLSAIFAKLRTASRAEAIVLAREAGLGMGMV
- a CDS encoding TetR/AcrR family transcriptional regulator → MGHREDLLAGAKRCLVEKGYARTTARDIVAASGANLASIGYHYGSKEALLNQALIQSVREWGEQLAKTLIEAEVDHLGPRERYEAIWARIVEMFGANKQLWTAQFEVLAQIEHAEDVRQVLTAGNAEGWPGLGMLFNNIDPEVDGRQASLVGAFNQALLTGIMAQWLIDPTTALNGDDITEALGIIARSFSGNSETVPVGSASN
- a CDS encoding ABC transporter permease: MFKLAMRSLRHRWGGFVATFIAMFFCAGLLMAAGGLVQTSADHAVPAQRLAAAPIVVAGNSTFNLPGGSTPYTLAEQVRVNQSVIDTVSKTPGVEKAVPDVSFPAVVLSDGKPVTASGQLFRGHSSRVETDTTSLGHGWSSAELAPYKLTAGNQPTAAGQVVIDSESARVAGVQVGQSVDVLVHGATQSFTVSGIAEAGTVTQAAIFFSDADVAKYNTEPGTVNAIGVIPAAGQDVAALSDKLTAAVGAEAVVLTGDHRGYAEFPDTLKVTDVTITSVVFGIMAIMAGLFGASSTLALAYQQRGREMALLRAIGTTPRQLRRMIRGETIVVSLLASVVAIAPAYLASQWLYNEIVASGIAPEGIVFHLGPVPIVIATLIALLTGIASARIAGRRAAVTKPTAALQEAENQPVRLGWGRVILAWVFILVAALMAFVTLTSVTGPLTASPAAMISICLAIGLGLLGPAIAKLMTAVVAPLLRPFAGLAGYLGSLNARSRATRMAAVITPVMLLTAIATANLYLVTTEQDVSTAAYTDDLHADLVLQSGATGFTPDVLAKVRRLPGVDAASEFVASTGFVEKPTDPLGGKDLDGWPIQGVTADAASKIGVSSTVSGDLNNLTGNTVALTDTYAKRIGRTIGDTITLRLGDRALVDVKLVATFPTRPSFDKILLPANLLAAHTLPGLPIQILVRATPGTNVDQLRTALSSLSQTLPGSSITDRNALATAYAGHLKSQALVSYLIVAMIAGYTTISIVNNLALSITRRRKEFGLQRLTGSTRRQIMGMMAYEGALVAVIGVILGVIATPSTLIPFSLARTGNPIPTGPLWMFFAVIAYAAVVALLATLVPTWFRLRGRPLEAAVPE
- a CDS encoding DUF993 family protein, translated to MIELPDAEGNLIAFEPKKTPSPFAPGGPALRSRTMFSAAHVVADPTAPNAQYGPATLDWDATMAFRRHLWSHGLAVTEAQDTSQRGMGLDWPLAAELIRRSGAEAKAVGGRLSAAIWTDQLDPTATHSVADVLAAYEQQMEVAEAAGAEIVILASRQLAAAAAGPDDYAEVYRQLIKQASKPVVLHWVRELMDPGLAGYWGSADPDQALENFLAVVAENSDKIDGVKVLPQALDREIDMRRRLPEGVKCYTGDDMSYPTLIAGDGQHHSHALLGILDPLAPLAAAAVRKLDEGDTAGFTELLGPTVQMSFHLFEGTGMDIRFYKTGFTFLAWLSGHQDHFKMIWSEQNDRSPAHLAKAYQLADAFDLFPDPDLAEQRMRQYLADAGVTA
- a CDS encoding ABC transporter ATP-binding protein: MTTTQLNTATTVQLDQVRKVYGKGDNEVVALGGVTIGFRQGTFTAVMGPSGSGKSTLLHCAAGLDTPTSGSVTLAGQKIEGLSEAKLTILRRDRIGFIFQSFNLLPALTVYQNVTLPLQLAGRKPNKAEVNRIIEQVGLAERKHHRPAQLSGGQQQRVAIARALVTRPAVIFADEPTGALDTRTARDVLNLLGRSVRATGQTIVMVTHDPVAASHADSVVFLADGQLAGELHQPTPESVAERMTQLGNFVAARRNTVATGSK